One Electrophorus electricus isolate fEleEle1 chromosome 13, fEleEle1.pri, whole genome shotgun sequence DNA segment encodes these proteins:
- the LOC113579139 gene encoding LOW QUALITY PROTEIN: solute carrier family 22 member 13 (The sequence of the model RefSeq protein was modified relative to this genomic sequence to represent the inferred CDS: inserted 1 base in 1 codon): protein MGSLQRDVYLRLSLAIFFTAFLFFLDVFIERNSCNDHTENAESFNYTREFNISQEYLVTTVWLNNVSNHLNESLCTGENSFAHGQATYMTGLLIGSIFGGTLSDKYGKKSLLVCCCAVHSITALLTAFLPYAXFTARCITGITCCAIHICTYSLGVEWSLPKYRIWPPTFFSFVFSVGMMVVAAVAYLTRGWLQFHLALAIPQILCVPLYFSIPESPKWLLLNKMCILERYRNRSPEDRRYLDLLLDTVGNECQKANALETDTEKVSGFIHFKSATIIMRLFIMSFIGLASALTYYGICFGVGSFGVDVYLAQFFSGLSESPSLLLPLLLARWGRRSFCMATLLLSGTGCLLSLLVSKFCQIPALVMALALMGKLCVQATTCVSLLYGIELFPTVIRQKCVGLVSLSYRMGCIVNAVVAPKGGISVGAMICYSSGPLLGAALCLFLPETSGIPLPDTVQDCERQSTLKLKPTSCCSQ, encoded by the exons ATGGGTTCTCTTCAAAGGGACGTGTACTTGAGGCTAAGCTTGGCCATTTTCTTTAcggcttttctgtttttcttggaCGTATTCATTGAAAGGAATTCTTGCAATGATCACACGGAAAACGCGGAGTCTTTTAACTATACGCGTGAATTTAACATTTCACAGGAATACCTTGTCACGACGGTGTGGTTGAACAATGTAAGCAACCACCTAAAC GAATCGCTGTGTACAGGGGAGAACTCTTTTGCGCACGGGCAAGCAACATATATGACGGGTTTGCTCATTGGATCCATTTTCGGAGGAACTTTGTCCGACAA GTACGGGAAGAAATCCCTCCTGGTTTGTTGTTGCGCGGTGCATTCCATAACCGCGCTGCTGACCGCCTTTCTGCCATACG TCTTTACCGCCCGCTGCATCACTGGGATAACCTGCTGTGCCATTCACATCTGTACTTACAGTTTGG GGGTGGAATGGAGTTTACCGAAGTATCGCATCTGGCCGCCCACCTTTTTCTCCTTCGTCTTCAGCGTGGGCATGATGGTCGTGGCTGCTGTCGCCTACCTTACGCGAGGATGGCTGCAGTTCCACCTGGCGCTGGCCATTCCACAGATTCTCTGTGTACCTCTCTATTT TTCGATTCCAGAATCTCCAAAATGGCTCCTTCTAAATAAGATGTGTATTTTAGAGCGCTACCGCAATAGGAGTCCTGAGGACAGACGTTATCTTGATTTG CTTTTGGACACCGTGGGAAATGAGTGCCAGAAGGCTAACGCACTGGAGACGGATACTGAAAAAGTTTCTGGATTCATCCACTTTAAATCAGCCACAATAATTATGCGCCTTTTCATCATGAGTTTTATTGG ATTAGCATCCGCCCTCACCTACTATGGGATCTGCTTCGGTGTGGGCAGCTTTGGGGTGGATGTCTACTTGGCGCAGTTCTTCTCAGGCCTGTCGGAGTCCCCCTCACTCCTGCTGCCACTTCTGCTGGCCCGTTGGGGCCGCAGGTCCTTCTGCATGGCCACTCTGCTGCTCAGCGGCACCGGCTGCCTGCTATCTCTCCTCGTCTCCAAGTTCTGCC AAATTCCTGCGCTGGTGATGGCTCTTGCTCTGATGGGGAAGCTATGTGTGCAGGCCACCACCTGTGTTTCTCTGCTATATGGCATCGAGCTTTTCCCTACTGTCATAAG GCAGAAGTGTGTTGGCCTGGTTAGCCTATCTTATCGGATGGGCTGCATTGTCAATGCAGTGGTGGCCCCCAAGGGCGGGATCTCTGTGGGAGCCATGATCTGTTACAGCAGTGGACCCTTGCTGGGTGCAGCGCTGTGCTTGTTTCTCCCAGAGACCAGTGGCATCCCATTACCAGATACAGTACAGGACTGCGAAAGACAGTCCACGCTGAAGCTGAAGCCTACGTCCTGCTGTTCCCAGTGA